In Persicimonas caeni, a single window of DNA contains:
- a CDS encoding tetratricopeptide repeat protein — protein sequence MTEQIRDLQQTLKSDPSNREAFDALADQYAETGDWRRLRWHFEKYADYLEGEQDFSQLVFVLRELSEAEEDNQEKAAILVALGDVLFERVDNHDEGMDAYQKAFKTYPADTTSLDRARRIYRESGQFKRVLLLYDLEKQVKKGSEQLADVLVSIAQVHGDFLGDYDKAIECLDEALENGGADGVAEAIRTIYEAGGSVESAVKDKVREAHEVAGHGDQNLAAKLMVEAARLESAREGGGLRKAAELAEQARTFEPDHFEAGEFLMELYAELEQEDELNELTASLEVDGAEGDPVDEVEEEAEAEEEADPIETLDESSLAADGGQPDSIVEEVASLAGDFDEARAMLENDPGDLVALNVVRERLREDGAFDELVEQLEASVKYLRKKEGELDVMVELANTYWKELGDLEKAEYYFKRIKLLDSEQPDMIAFYEEFYRREGEWRKLFSLLSGKQADAADVEAALDLASQLAQIAEIQMGSPEKAIDVWKNFLREHDQHPEAREQLRRLYEENGKWNALVDFLKDRVRQLEDEGEATAAARVLLLERIADIYRDELGLDVMVINTLNSILELEPEHGPAFEELRVKLQDGKRWNDLAGLLNERAELELADDNELRAVELLLEVADIWQENLRNVTQALPYLERVVEIQPNNTGVRERLREIYEQRRDYESLFELMFAEAELESGAVREDRFDELLELAEDRLRDPERTVRVLAELVELRPDDDELLDKLEFIHRRRDDHARLAELLETKAERLDSDERREALREAAELREAELADNDGAARLWQRLLEEDVEDESALERLTAIYIATERFDELQEVYAERDGLDQLCELLELAAEEGADAEAKKRLHRRVADIAADELDDLELAVVHLEELAALEEDPRDVARQLDARYGAMGDLEGRLRAHRMLLEHAEDDDARFELLLEMGQLETDRDEHAGALEWLLQAATLRPGDSQVLDLAEQAGRDSEATGLFVEHLELIADDVDDEELRAQLWARLGRVLRDDQDNYASALEYFELLRERDPEDLDVLEALEGLYDKVDEPQKRIDVLREQIDLLSSQGAERLDLVDQLSKIADVQRTHLGEADAARETYNEILDLEPNHVGALRGIRGLHRAEEQWDEVIDSLHRELSLLSLDQTEARIDAQMELADTLRLHKEDHREAIHAYGQVLADDPQHEGAVAAVEELLSEPELAREAALMLEPIFRETDRPAQLAKALEARREVASDRFEEAEILDELIPLYKDRLDDTEQAFAHACREFELDPGREEVWLRVEQLGASLNRWEKIEEVFAEHAPEGHDLAPGRVNLLRHLAAIREYRLGKKEEALETWEQIHEVEPSELSVVEALERLYRQLGRQEELVDALEAKERLLDNDEARIEVLEEVAQLCDTVLEDAPRTIEVFRRVLLLEADHEVAVDGLVRLYGAREEWHELDELYVSQADLAVDPDRRRRFLLELGKLRAEQLADYAGAADLLSQLVTEDPGDDEAVSALEALDETLLNLGDRPGLRLDLARTLEPVYRSRDEAGKLAAVLSVRAEQTHEPFEKVALLDELVDLYLGRLSDDDAAFEVLLEGVVVDPEDEGRRSRLMEVARRLERLEDGAHALEEAAVEADPMAAGAIYRQLGALYEDTLQRPSDAIAAYEQAREQDERDEQALLALERLYQNTSDFDRLVENLRQQVLFGDPSKRVSLLERMGTLYEEVLDRPEDAIDVYAELLDEEPDSTEAFEALERLYARLERHIDLADVMRRRAESTYEEDERVAALARLAQVYRAELHDVHEAIAVHREILAIAPQRHESLDALEEIFEEEAQWHELADILRQKLMASTDDQTESKDTLELKLAGVLREQLFEVDEALGFYRSVLQRTPGKAEAIEALEELVTDENWAHQITEDLVAHYRNESAHEKLVELYEARKEQSYDPSEKANFLEKIAHTYRDGLDDADEAISALSEAWKLEPHREELHEQLLDLAGPLEAWARLAEAYEDVVMSISDPDLMGELRLALAQLYRDQLDDTPQAETNFREVLALDDRNEAAYAALESIMIGEDRWLDFVELLERKFNVFVGEDEAEARDILLRAATVQEEQLDDGFSAAETFRRVLDLDPTDPSANKALSRLYREQERWQDLADHLRQRIGLTTDPEQAVELKQELADLQRTQLLEPMGALDLYREVLNFEPDYTPAVEALEAMFEDEASMRADIAETLEPIYRREEAHEKLVDALLARAEDCRSVEAARTFLQECAQLAEEHLGDRGRAAEILTQIFDKIPGDRNVRLQLHRLHTVLGEWNDLVMLYEDVLQNNFEVDDELRVDLLVEKAALYEERLGELEDARQGYAEVLLYDVDNDKAVDGIERVLARTENWLDLAEFYRDRADATTDPDRSREWLERLATLYEEVLDDLDEAIAVYSRLNDLDPGDEVIQGTLARLYGHARRWHDLADLYRRRIEQTFEPEEAMELRFRLAGLLESELDLLDDSLQIYRDILADSPGHQDTLRALEGLRRDLANREGDYAAYRSQIVDLLLEHYNEQKHWRRFAELLEEKQELVSDIGGRVDALSEMAEVIQRGAQDDADKMRALMKLARAYCIDPNNESLKERVHERANQLDGWERVIPIFLRGLEASDDPDVQAAILIAVADAYAGPLDDIESAITAYQQAVEINGDEQALSRLQHLYGELELWGPLVRVLERRLENEFDGDTRQSLLKRIAMIYDEILGSPEDALRRYEDLREEDPSELSVIDALVRLYEQTERWADLEDALRAKSELLEDDAERVDTLRRLARVQDEQLGEPTEAIMTYQTVVGIDEEDIDAVRALSRLFQGTQRWPELLDNLAVERDFAAGLDELNDIEMRMAIVLMDKLDAPFDAVEHLENVVERDAAHMDAREALLELLDRPEARGDVAPILQRVYRGREEWGELQGLYEQQLEYLEEPQKRAEVFMELAQLQEEQFETRQMAFITLGRAFRELPDVTFLRHELERLSRSLENVDELAAVYEDTLEMGALDPDVELELRKRVGQLYAEELQAFDASIEHFEAAQRIDEFDAETLDWLDRLFQHTNQWEKLAAVLETRLAVTDPDGVNDVRFRLAYLREVIFEEHHDALDLYRQIIIEEPEHGGAIEGLGRMIEDIEIRREVCDLLEPVYNDLGEREALANLFELKLDVADSSAERADLHRRIAEIQIGDLENVYVGYAHLGRALREDPHDYEVQERLESLAGEHELYDQLVALYEDVVEDLEDPVRLVELAMKAAGWAFDRLEEAGRSADMYRMVLDIEPENEDALDALETIARTEDQPTALEAVLRKKAELLFDPDERKSVLLELGQVRMRLESFDEAIEAYQEALTLDEADMEVLHQLVALFEITERYEELVDTLETLAAYIKDADEQRMLYVRIGQYTRHFVDAPERSIEAYRRANELAPDDRDVLMALEELYEQTEQWHNLLEIVERELAMVEEAEADDPDERLRLYVQRARVNYEHFEQAEQAIEDYQRAFAIQKDSDLVVSALDGLYRAEGRWDDLMELYREQLQLAGDEDRLVELHIEMADICQEHLDDFERAFELLDMVLELRPQNRRALDVLQSMYVQSNQWDAVAEVLSRKAQAEEGAAKIELLLERADVFEQKLEQLDSAAEVFVTILEVDPTHQRAIDKLKELYASMGAWAEQYAILEHEAEMAETEDDKVAIFLAMAELARKQIGDPALRTEALERAYALRGDELSIVEPLLDAYIASEDFDRAEPILENIIATLKDERKMQDVVRFEHLKGKLTEQKGDLEGAKAAYEAAHKVDATYIPNLLSLGKLLVRMDDWDSALKIFQTLLLHQMNIKDDEQKVELFYYLGRVRLQKGDARRAKDMFSRALGIDADHEPSKQALAEL from the coding sequence ATGACTGAACAGATCCGCGACCTGCAGCAAACGCTGAAGAGCGATCCCTCGAATCGTGAAGCTTTCGACGCCCTTGCCGATCAATACGCCGAGACGGGCGATTGGCGACGGCTTCGCTGGCACTTCGAAAAATACGCCGACTACCTGGAGGGGGAACAAGACTTCTCCCAACTCGTCTTCGTGCTCCGAGAGCTCTCAGAGGCCGAAGAGGACAACCAGGAGAAAGCCGCGATTTTGGTGGCCCTTGGCGACGTGCTCTTCGAGCGGGTCGACAACCACGACGAAGGCATGGACGCCTATCAAAAGGCGTTCAAGACCTATCCTGCGGATACCACCAGCTTGGATCGCGCGCGTCGCATCTATCGGGAGTCGGGTCAGTTCAAGCGCGTCTTGCTTCTGTACGATCTCGAAAAGCAGGTCAAGAAGGGCTCCGAACAGTTGGCTGATGTCTTGGTGAGTATCGCCCAAGTGCATGGTGACTTTTTGGGGGACTATGACAAGGCGATCGAATGTCTCGACGAGGCGCTCGAGAACGGCGGTGCCGATGGCGTCGCCGAAGCCATCAGGACCATTTATGAAGCCGGCGGCAGCGTCGAGTCGGCGGTCAAAGACAAGGTGCGCGAGGCACACGAGGTCGCAGGCCACGGCGACCAGAATCTGGCCGCCAAGTTGATGGTGGAAGCCGCGCGCCTCGAGAGTGCTCGCGAAGGTGGAGGGTTGCGCAAGGCCGCCGAGTTGGCCGAGCAAGCGCGCACCTTCGAGCCGGATCATTTCGAGGCCGGCGAGTTCTTGATGGAGCTCTACGCCGAACTCGAGCAGGAAGACGAGCTCAACGAGCTGACGGCGTCGCTAGAAGTCGATGGGGCTGAGGGCGATCCTGTCGACGAGGTCGAAGAGGAAGCCGAAGCCGAAGAGGAAGCAGATCCGATCGAGACGCTCGACGAGAGCTCTTTGGCCGCCGACGGCGGTCAGCCCGACTCCATCGTCGAAGAGGTGGCAAGCCTGGCGGGCGACTTCGACGAAGCACGCGCGATGCTCGAGAACGATCCAGGTGATTTGGTCGCGTTGAATGTGGTTCGAGAGCGTCTTCGTGAGGACGGCGCCTTCGACGAGCTTGTCGAACAGCTCGAAGCATCGGTCAAATACCTGCGCAAAAAAGAGGGTGAGCTCGACGTGATGGTCGAGCTGGCCAATACCTATTGGAAGGAGCTCGGCGATCTCGAAAAGGCCGAGTACTATTTCAAGCGCATCAAGCTGCTCGACTCCGAGCAGCCCGACATGATCGCCTTCTACGAGGAATTTTATCGCCGCGAAGGGGAGTGGCGAAAGCTGTTCTCGTTGCTCAGCGGCAAGCAGGCAGATGCGGCCGACGTCGAAGCTGCCCTCGATCTGGCGAGTCAGCTCGCCCAGATCGCCGAAATCCAGATGGGAAGCCCGGAAAAGGCGATCGACGTCTGGAAGAATTTCCTGCGAGAGCATGACCAGCATCCCGAAGCTCGGGAGCAGTTGCGTCGCCTCTATGAGGAAAACGGCAAATGGAACGCGCTGGTCGACTTCCTCAAGGACCGCGTGCGCCAGCTCGAAGACGAAGGCGAGGCGACCGCGGCAGCCAGGGTGTTGTTGCTCGAGCGTATCGCTGACATCTATCGCGACGAGCTCGGCCTCGACGTGATGGTCATCAACACGCTCAACAGCATCCTCGAGCTCGAACCCGAGCACGGCCCAGCATTCGAAGAGCTGCGCGTCAAGTTGCAGGATGGGAAGCGATGGAACGATTTGGCCGGTCTGCTCAACGAACGCGCCGAGTTGGAGCTCGCTGACGATAACGAGCTTCGAGCCGTCGAGCTGCTCCTCGAAGTGGCCGATATCTGGCAAGAGAACCTGCGTAATGTCACGCAAGCTCTGCCTTATCTCGAGCGTGTGGTCGAAATACAGCCCAACAACACCGGGGTGCGCGAGCGGCTGCGCGAGATCTACGAGCAGCGACGCGACTACGAGTCGCTCTTCGAGTTGATGTTCGCCGAAGCCGAACTCGAGAGTGGGGCGGTGCGCGAGGACCGGTTCGACGAACTCCTCGAGTTGGCCGAAGATCGGCTCCGAGACCCGGAGCGCACGGTTCGCGTGCTCGCGGAGCTTGTCGAACTGCGTCCCGATGACGACGAGCTACTCGATAAGCTCGAGTTCATCCACCGGCGCCGCGACGACCACGCGCGTCTGGCCGAACTCCTCGAGACGAAGGCAGAACGGCTCGACTCCGACGAGCGACGCGAGGCGCTTCGCGAAGCTGCCGAGCTGCGCGAAGCCGAGCTGGCAGACAACGACGGCGCGGCCCGCCTCTGGCAGAGGTTGCTCGAAGAGGACGTCGAAGACGAGTCGGCGCTCGAGCGTTTGACCGCCATATACATCGCTACCGAGCGCTTCGACGAGTTGCAGGAGGTCTACGCCGAACGAGACGGGCTCGACCAGTTGTGTGAGCTCCTCGAACTCGCAGCCGAGGAGGGGGCCGACGCCGAGGCCAAAAAACGCCTGCACCGGCGCGTGGCCGATATCGCGGCCGACGAACTCGACGACCTCGAGTTGGCCGTGGTTCACCTCGAAGAGCTCGCCGCTTTGGAAGAAGACCCACGCGACGTGGCCCGTCAACTCGACGCGCGCTACGGGGCGATGGGAGATCTCGAGGGGCGTCTGCGCGCCCACCGAATGCTCCTCGAGCATGCCGAAGACGACGACGCTCGTTTCGAGTTGCTCTTGGAAATGGGACAGCTCGAGACCGATCGTGATGAGCATGCGGGCGCGCTCGAATGGCTCCTGCAAGCGGCGACGCTTCGCCCGGGGGACAGCCAGGTGCTCGACCTCGCCGAGCAAGCCGGCCGCGACAGCGAAGCGACCGGGCTCTTCGTCGAGCACTTGGAGTTGATCGCCGATGACGTAGACGATGAGGAGCTTCGCGCCCAGTTGTGGGCGCGTTTGGGGCGAGTCCTCCGTGATGATCAGGATAACTACGCCAGCGCGTTGGAGTACTTCGAGTTGTTGCGCGAGCGTGACCCGGAGGATCTCGACGTCCTCGAGGCGCTCGAGGGCCTGTATGACAAGGTTGACGAGCCGCAGAAGCGTATCGACGTGCTCCGCGAGCAGATCGACCTGTTGAGTTCACAGGGTGCTGAGCGGCTCGATCTGGTCGACCAACTCTCGAAGATTGCCGACGTGCAACGCACCCATTTGGGAGAGGCCGACGCGGCCCGGGAGACTTACAACGAGATTCTCGACCTGGAGCCCAATCATGTCGGCGCGCTGCGCGGCATCCGTGGGCTTCACCGCGCCGAAGAGCAGTGGGACGAGGTGATCGATTCGCTCCATCGCGAGTTGAGCCTTCTGTCGCTCGATCAGACCGAAGCGCGTATCGACGCGCAAATGGAGCTGGCCGACACGCTTCGCCTGCACAAAGAAGACCACCGCGAGGCGATCCATGCCTACGGCCAGGTGCTGGCAGACGATCCGCAGCATGAGGGGGCAGTGGCCGCCGTCGAGGAGCTGTTGAGCGAGCCGGAGTTGGCCCGCGAGGCAGCACTGATGCTCGAGCCGATCTTCCGCGAAACCGACCGTCCGGCGCAGCTCGCCAAGGCGCTCGAGGCTCGCCGCGAGGTCGCCAGCGACCGCTTCGAGGAGGCCGAAATCCTCGATGAACTCATCCCGCTCTACAAGGACCGTCTAGACGACACCGAGCAAGCTTTCGCCCACGCGTGCCGCGAGTTCGAGCTCGATCCGGGCCGCGAAGAGGTCTGGCTGCGCGTCGAGCAGCTGGGCGCCTCGCTCAATCGCTGGGAGAAGATCGAAGAGGTCTTCGCCGAGCACGCTCCCGAGGGCCATGATCTTGCGCCCGGCCGGGTCAACTTGCTTCGCCACCTGGCGGCGATCCGTGAGTACCGTCTGGGTAAAAAGGAAGAAGCCCTCGAGACGTGGGAGCAGATCCACGAGGTCGAGCCTTCGGAGTTGTCGGTTGTGGAGGCGTTGGAGCGCCTCTACCGCCAGCTCGGCCGTCAAGAGGAGTTGGTCGACGCGCTGGAGGCCAAGGAGCGGTTGCTCGACAACGACGAGGCGCGCATCGAGGTCCTCGAAGAGGTCGCCCAACTGTGCGACACCGTCCTCGAAGACGCTCCGCGCACCATTGAGGTGTTCAGGCGTGTTCTGCTTCTGGAGGCCGACCATGAGGTCGCCGTCGACGGATTGGTGCGTCTGTACGGGGCACGAGAGGAGTGGCACGAACTCGACGAGTTGTACGTCAGCCAGGCGGATTTGGCCGTCGATCCCGACAGGCGACGTCGATTCCTGCTCGAGCTGGGCAAGCTTCGCGCCGAGCAGTTGGCCGATTACGCCGGTGCCGCCGACTTGTTGTCTCAGTTGGTGACCGAAGACCCCGGCGATGACGAGGCGGTCAGTGCCCTCGAGGCGCTCGACGAGACGCTGCTGAACCTGGGCGATCGACCGGGGCTTCGCCTCGATCTGGCCCGTACCCTCGAGCCGGTATACCGAAGTCGTGACGAGGCCGGCAAACTCGCCGCCGTTTTGTCGGTGCGCGCCGAGCAGACGCACGAGCCGTTCGAGAAGGTGGCCTTACTCGACGAGTTGGTCGATTTGTATTTGGGTCGCCTTTCGGACGACGACGCGGCCTTCGAGGTGTTGCTCGAAGGCGTGGTCGTCGATCCGGAAGACGAGGGGCGCCGCTCGCGGCTCATGGAGGTCGCGCGCCGCCTCGAGCGGCTCGAGGATGGCGCACACGCGCTCGAAGAGGCGGCGGTGGAGGCCGACCCGATGGCGGCGGGCGCGATTTATCGCCAGCTCGGCGCATTGTACGAAGACACCCTGCAACGGCCGAGCGACGCGATTGCGGCCTACGAGCAGGCGCGTGAGCAGGACGAACGCGACGAGCAGGCCTTGTTGGCCTTGGAGCGTTTGTACCAGAACACGAGCGACTTCGACCGCCTGGTTGAAAACCTGCGACAGCAGGTGCTCTTCGGAGACCCATCCAAGCGCGTCTCGCTCCTCGAGCGTATGGGTACGCTCTACGAAGAGGTGCTCGATCGGCCCGAGGATGCCATCGACGTCTACGCCGAGTTGCTCGACGAAGAGCCCGACTCGACCGAGGCTTTCGAAGCACTGGAGCGACTCTACGCTCGTCTCGAGCGACATATCGATCTGGCCGATGTCATGAGGCGTCGTGCCGAGTCGACCTACGAAGAGGACGAGCGCGTGGCAGCTCTCGCGCGTCTGGCGCAGGTGTATCGCGCCGAGCTTCACGACGTGCACGAAGCGATCGCGGTTCATCGCGAAATCTTGGCAATTGCGCCGCAACGCCACGAGTCGCTCGATGCGCTCGAGGAGATTTTCGAGGAAGAGGCCCAATGGCACGAGTTGGCCGATATTCTGCGCCAAAAGCTGATGGCCTCGACTGACGACCAGACGGAATCTAAAGACACGCTCGAGCTCAAACTCGCCGGTGTGTTGCGCGAGCAACTCTTCGAAGTCGACGAAGCGCTCGGGTTTTACCGATCTGTGTTGCAGCGAACCCCCGGCAAAGCCGAGGCGATTGAAGCGCTCGAGGAGCTCGTCACCGACGAGAACTGGGCGCACCAGATCACCGAGGACCTCGTCGCGCACTACCGAAATGAGAGTGCGCATGAAAAGCTCGTCGAGCTCTACGAGGCGCGCAAAGAGCAGAGTTACGACCCGAGCGAGAAGGCCAATTTCCTCGAAAAGATCGCTCACACCTACCGTGACGGCCTCGACGACGCCGACGAGGCGATTTCGGCGCTGTCGGAGGCATGGAAGCTCGAGCCACATCGCGAAGAGCTCCACGAGCAGTTGCTCGACCTGGCGGGTCCGCTCGAGGCTTGGGCGCGCCTCGCCGAGGCCTACGAAGATGTGGTCATGAGCATCTCGGACCCCGACTTGATGGGCGAGTTGAGGTTGGCTCTCGCGCAACTGTACCGCGACCAACTCGACGACACCCCCCAGGCCGAGACGAATTTCCGGGAGGTGCTCGCCCTCGACGATCGCAACGAGGCGGCCTATGCCGCGCTCGAGAGCATCATGATCGGAGAGGACCGCTGGCTCGACTTCGTCGAGTTGTTGGAGCGCAAGTTCAACGTCTTCGTCGGCGAAGACGAAGCCGAAGCGCGCGACATTCTTCTGCGCGCGGCGACGGTCCAAGAGGAGCAGCTCGACGACGGGTTCAGTGCGGCCGAGACGTTCCGGCGCGTGCTCGACCTCGATCCGACCGACCCGAGCGCCAACAAGGCGCTGTCGCGGCTCTATCGAGAGCAGGAGCGCTGGCAGGATCTGGCCGACCACCTGCGTCAACGCATCGGGCTGACGACTGATCCGGAGCAGGCCGTCGAGCTCAAGCAGGAACTCGCAGACCTGCAGCGCACGCAACTGCTCGAGCCGATGGGGGCCCTGGATTTGTATCGCGAGGTTCTCAACTTCGAGCCCGACTACACCCCGGCGGTCGAGGCGCTCGAGGCGATGTTCGAAGATGAGGCGTCCATGCGCGCCGACATCGCGGAGACCCTCGAGCCGATCTATCGTCGCGAGGAGGCGCACGAGAAACTCGTCGACGCTCTCTTGGCGCGTGCCGAAGATTGTCGTTCGGTCGAAGCGGCGCGCACCTTCTTGCAAGAGTGTGCGCAGCTCGCCGAGGAGCACCTGGGCGACCGCGGTCGCGCTGCCGAGATTCTGACGCAGATCTTCGACAAGATTCCGGGCGACCGAAACGTTCGTCTGCAATTGCACCGCCTGCACACGGTGCTCGGGGAGTGGAATGACCTCGTGATGCTCTACGAGGACGTGTTGCAGAATAACTTCGAGGTCGACGACGAGTTGCGCGTCGATCTGCTCGTCGAAAAGGCAGCCCTGTACGAGGAGCGCCTCGGGGAGTTGGAGGATGCCCGTCAGGGCTACGCCGAAGTGCTTCTGTACGACGTCGACAACGACAAGGCGGTCGACGGCATCGAGCGCGTCTTGGCGCGCACCGAGAACTGGCTCGACCTGGCCGAGTTCTACCGTGACCGGGCCGATGCCACGACCGACCCCGACCGGAGTCGCGAGTGGCTCGAGCGTCTGGCCACGTTGTACGAAGAGGTGCTCGACGATCTCGACGAGGCGATCGCCGTCTATAGCCGGCTCAACGACCTGGACCCGGGCGACGAGGTCATCCAGGGCACACTTGCACGTCTGTACGGACACGCACGTCGTTGGCACGACCTTGCCGACTTGTACCGGCGTCGTATCGAGCAAACCTTCGAGCCCGAGGAGGCCATGGAGCTGCGTTTCCGGCTCGCCGGCCTGCTCGAGAGCGAACTCGACCTGCTCGACGATTCGCTGCAGATCTACCGCGATATTCTCGCCGATTCACCCGGCCACCAAGATACGCTGCGCGCCCTCGAGGGGCTGCGCCGCGATCTGGCCAATCGTGAGGGGGACTATGCGGCCTATCGCAGCCAAATCGTCGACCTGCTGCTCGAGCATTATAACGAGCAGAAGCACTGGCGTCGGTTCGCCGAGCTGCTCGAAGAAAAGCAGGAGCTCGTCAGTGATATCGGCGGGCGTGTCGACGCGCTCTCGGAGATGGCCGAGGTCATCCAGCGCGGAGCGCAGGACGACGCCGACAAGATGCGCGCGCTGATGAAACTGGCACGCGCCTACTGCATCGACCCGAACAACGAGAGCCTCAAAGAGCGGGTCCACGAGCGCGCCAACCAGCTCGACGGTTGGGAGCGGGTGATTCCGATCTTTTTGCGAGGGTTGGAAGCCTCCGATGACCCGGACGTCCAGGCGGCCATTCTCATCGCCGTGGCGGACGCCTACGCGGGGCCGCTCGACGATATCGAAAGCGCGATCACGGCCTACCAGCAGGCCGTCGAGATCAACGGTGACGAGCAGGCTCTCTCGCGCCTGCAGCATCTGTACGGTGAACTCGAGTTGTGGGGCCCGTTGGTCCGTGTGCTCGAGCGTCGCCTGGAGAACGAGTTCGACGGTGACACCCGCCAGAGCCTGCTCAAGCGCATCGCGATGATCTACGACGAGATCTTGGGGAGCCCCGAAGATGCGCTGCGCCGCTACGAGGACCTTCGCGAGGAGGATCCCTCCGAGTTGTCGGTCATCGACGCGCTGGTGCGCCTGTACGAGCAGACGGAGCGGTGGGCAGATTTGGAGGATGCGCTGCGCGCGAAGTCCGAGTTGCTCGAAGACGACGCCGAGCGTGTCGACACACTACGCCGGCTGGCGCGTGTTCAGGACGAGCAACTCGGCGAGCCGACCGAAGCGATCATGACCTATCAGACGGTCGTGGGGATCGACGAGGAAGACATCGACGCCGTGCGCGCGCTGTCTCGCCTGTTCCAGGGCACCCAACGCTGGCCGGAGCTGCTCGACAACTTGGCCGTCGAGCGCGACTTCGCCGCTGGGCTCGACGAACTCAATGACATCGAGATGCGCATGGCCATCGTCCTGATGGACAAGCTCGATGCCCCGTTCGACGCCGTCGAACACCTCGAGAACGTCGTCGAGCGTGACGCTGCCCACATGGACGCGCGCGAAGCACTGCTCGAGTTGCTCGACCGCCCCGAGGCTCGCGGCGACGTGGCTCCCATCCTCCAGCGGGTCTACCGCGGTCGCGAGGAGTGGGGCGAACTCCAGGGACTCTATGAGCAACAGCTCGAGTACCTCGAAGAGCCACAAAAGCGCGCCGAAGTGTTCATGGAGCTGGCTCAGCTTCAAGAGGAGCAGTTCGAGACGCGGCAGATGGCGTTTATCACGTTGGGTCGCGCCTTCCGCGAGCTTCCCGACGTGACCTTCCTGCGTCACGAACTCGAGCGGCTGAGCCGCAGCCTGGAGAACGTCGACGAGTTGGCCGCCGTCTACGAGGATACCCTCGAGATGGGCGCTCTCGATCCCGACGTCGAACTCGAGCTTCGCAAGCGTGTCGGTCAGCTGTACGCCGAGGAGTTGCAGGCGTTCGACGCATCAATCGAGCACTTCGAGGCCGCACAGCGCATCGACGAGTTCGACGCAGAGACCCTCGATTGGCTCGACCGTCTTTTCCAGCACACCAACCAGTGGGAGAAGCTGGCTGCGGTGCTCGAAACACGTCTTGCGGTGACCGACCCCGACGGAGTCAACGACGTTCGGTTCCGCCTGGCGTACCTGCGCGAGGTCATCTTCGAAGAGCATCACGACGCGCTCGACCTGTATCGTCAGATTATCATCGAAGAGCCCGAGCACGGTGGCGCGATCGAGGGCCTGGGGCGGATGATCGAGGACATCGAGATCCGTCGCGAGGTCTGTGATTTGCTCGAGCCTGTCTACAACGACCTGGGCGAGCGCGAGGCGCTGGCGAACCTGTTCGAGTTGAAGCTCGATGTCGCCGACAGCTCCGCCGAGCGGGCTGATTTGCATCGGCGTATCGCCGAGATTCAAATCGGGGACCTCGAGAATGTCTACGTGGGCTACGCGCACCTGGGCCGTGCACTGCGTGAGGACCCTCACGACTACGAGGTCCAGGAGCGCCTGGAGAGTTTGGCCGGCGAGCACGAGCTGTACGACCAACTCGTCGCGCTCTACGAGGACGTCGTCGAGGATCTGGAAGATCCGGTGCGGTTGGTCGAGCTGGCGATGAAGGCTGCCGGCTGGGCCTTCGACAGGCTCGAGGAAGCCGGCCGGTCGGCGGATATGTACCGAATGGTCCTCGATATCGAGCCGGAGAACGAAGACGCGCTCGATGCGCTCGAGACGATCGCGCGCACCGAGGACCAGCCCACCGCGTTGGAGGCCGTGCTGCGCAAAAAGGCCGAATTGCTCTTCGACCCCGACGAGCGCAAGAGTGTGTTGCTCGAGCTCGGTCAGGTGCGCATGCGCCTGGAGAGCTTCGACGAGGCCATCGAGGCCTACCAAGAGGCACTTACGCTCGATGAAGCAGATATGGAGGTGCTCCATCAGCTCGTCGCGCTCTTCGAGATCACCGAGCGCTACGAGGAGCTGGTCGACACGCTCGAGACGTTAGCCGCCTATATCAAAGACGCCGACGAGCAGCGCATGCTCTATGTGCGCATCGGCCAGTACACGCGCCACTTCGTCGACGCTCCCGAGCGTTCCATCGAGGCGTATCGTCGCGCCAATGAGCTGGCACCCGATGATCGCGATGTTCTGATGGCCCTCGAGGAGCTCTACGAGCAGACCGAGCAGTGGCATAACCTGCTCGAGATCGTCGAGCGCGAACTCGCCATGGTCGAGGAAGCCGAGGCCGACGATCCGGACGAGCGTTTGCGACTGTACGTGCAGCGCGCTCGCGTCAATTACGAGCATTTTGAGCAGGCCGAGCAGGCCATCGAGGATTATCAGCGCGCATTTGCTATTCAGAAGGACAGCGACCTCGTCGTCAGTGCCCTCGACGGCCTGTACCGTGCGGAAGGGCGCTGGGACGACTTGATGGAGCTCTATCGCGAGCAGTTACAGCTCGCCGGCGACGAGGACCGCCTCGTCGAATT